In one window of Pseudomonadota bacterium DNA:
- a CDS encoding RDD family protein: protein MTTDSTTAADALSIDSARDPDNWHYVTFWPRVMATSADVIMVAALVTPVLMVIYGPGYLFDETLIEGAWHVIIGALLPAIAALWFLAHFQATPGKMMIHSQIVDQHTGDTPRIHQFIVRYLTFSVLSVPLLGLGCLWVLWDSRRQGWHDKLAGTVVLKREEWETKTR, encoded by the coding sequence GTGACCACCGATTCGACTACCGCCGCAGACGCTCTATCGATCGATTCCGCTCGTGACCCGGATAACTGGCACTACGTGACGTTCTGGCCACGAGTGATGGCCACCTCTGCCGATGTCATTATGGTTGCCGCGCTCGTGACACCCGTACTCATGGTGATTTACGGACCGGGCTACTTGTTTGATGAAACGCTCATTGAGGGTGCCTGGCATGTCATTATCGGCGCCTTGCTTCCAGCCATTGCCGCACTGTGGTTTCTCGCCCATTTTCAGGCTACGCCCGGCAAAATGATGATTCACTCGCAAATCGTCGACCAGCACACAGGGGACACGCCGCGCATACACCAGTTTATCGTCCGCTACCTCACCTTCTCCGTACTCTCGGTGCCACTGTTGGGACTGGGTTGTCTGTGGGTCTTGTGGGATTCACGACGCCAGGGCTGGCACGACAAATTGGCCGGAACCGTCGTCCTCAAACGCGAGGAATGGGAAACCAAAACCCGCTAG
- a CDS encoding DUF4345 domain-containing protein: MAAKVVLWIFGLSFLAFGGWALFDPVSFSNLVQFELTSKLATTEMRAFYGGLELGLAAFFILGALKPDLTRPALLVGLLSMGTVACSRIVGIIVDGSTGSLLYAVLAIEIIGALACFLSLKPRG; encoded by the coding sequence ATGGCGGCAAAAGTCGTACTTTGGATTTTCGGATTGAGCTTTTTGGCGTTTGGCGGCTGGGCACTGTTTGATCCGGTCAGTTTTTCCAATCTCGTGCAATTTGAACTGACCAGCAAGCTTGCCACGACCGAAATGCGCGCGTTCTACGGTGGGCTGGAGCTTGGACTCGCCGCGTTTTTTATTCTCGGCGCGCTCAAGCCAGACCTCACCCGCCCCGCTTTGCTGGTGGGCTTGCTCTCCATGGGCACAGTGGCGTGTTCGCGCATTGTGGGCATTATTGTCGACGGCAGCACGGGCTCGCTACTCTACGCCGTATTGGCGATTGAAATCATAGGCGCTCTGGCCTGTTTTTTATCCCTGAAGCCCCGAGGCTAA
- a CDS encoding GTPase — translation MASQPDLVFIYNAESGLLNKLKDAVHKTFSPSTYPCKLCDVTYSPVHMRGQWRRFVNTLPINVEFSYIDLIEAAHPDAQLAYPSAVLRQAGKLEPFISQEEMNRPDTIDELIDLVNRKLSERAIL, via the coding sequence GTGGCCAGCCAACCCGATCTCGTTTTTATTTACAACGCCGAATCCGGCTTATTGAATAAACTCAAAGACGCCGTGCATAAGACATTTTCGCCGTCGACGTACCCGTGTAAACTCTGCGACGTGACGTATTCGCCCGTCCACATGCGTGGGCAGTGGCGACGCTTTGTCAACACCCTGCCGATCAACGTCGAATTCTCTTATATTGATCTGATCGAAGCGGCCCACCCCGACGCGCAGCTCGCGTACCCCTCGGCTGTCTTGCGTCAGGCGGGCAAACTGGAACCGTTCATCTCGCAGGAAGAAATGAATCGACCCGATACGATTGATGAGCTCATCGACCTGGTAAATCGGAAACTCTCAGAACGGGCGATACTGTAA
- a CDS encoding biotin--[acetyl-CoA-carboxylase] ligase codes for MNIRVDQRLRVLQALTPGELTRREAIADATGVSDASLAEAVDALVAVVPELSIVDEHLLLSAELKLIDSARFERALTAHSARIHKASLYALCESTNSAVLTQPFAQNGSVNLALAEFQTSGRGRQGRKWTSGFAGGICLTVAQQFKQPVASTITLAVGVCVAEVLDSLLTDRVLLKWPNDLLMGGGKVGGILVESTLQGSTCTLRVGVGVNCVAPDAPAHSDGLPALRPVALNDFVDPPVDRTQLAASLVQGVLAAMDEHAAEGFAAFVSRWQDRDYLYHQPVQVFDQEHVRHGTAIGINAQGELCVRTEEGDRWLGSGDVRVRKRL; via the coding sequence GTGAACATTCGCGTCGATCAGAGGCTCCGAGTATTGCAGGCGCTCACGCCCGGCGAACTCACGCGCCGCGAGGCCATAGCCGACGCGACGGGCGTGTCGGACGCATCACTTGCTGAGGCGGTCGATGCACTGGTGGCGGTGGTGCCGGAGCTGTCGATTGTCGATGAGCACCTCCTGTTGTCAGCGGAACTGAAGCTGATCGATTCGGCGCGTTTTGAGCGAGCACTGACTGCGCACTCGGCGCGAATACACAAAGCCTCGCTGTATGCTTTATGCGAATCAACCAACTCGGCAGTGCTGACACAACCCTTTGCCCAGAACGGTTCAGTGAATCTTGCGCTCGCAGAGTTTCAAACCAGCGGCCGGGGTCGACAGGGGCGCAAGTGGACATCGGGGTTTGCCGGTGGCATTTGTCTGACGGTGGCACAGCAGTTTAAGCAGCCGGTTGCGTCGACCATTACACTTGCTGTGGGCGTGTGCGTAGCGGAGGTGCTGGATTCGTTATTAACGGATCGGGTCTTACTTAAGTGGCCCAACGATCTCCTAATGGGCGGCGGCAAAGTCGGCGGCATCTTGGTTGAATCGACCCTGCAGGGGTCTACTTGCACGTTGCGGGTGGGTGTTGGGGTTAATTGTGTGGCGCCGGACGCACCGGCGCACAGCGACGGGCTACCCGCTCTTCGACCGGTTGCACTGAATGATTTTGTCGACCCGCCCGTCGATCGAACGCAACTCGCCGCTTCGCTCGTTCAAGGCGTATTGGCGGCGATGGATGAACATGCCGCTGAAGGATTCGCTGCGTTTGTCTCTCGTTGGCAAGATCGCGATTATCTTTATCATCAGCCGGTGCAGGTGTTTGATCAAGAACACGTTCGGCATGGCACGGCCATAGGCATCAATGCGCAGGGCGAACTGTGCGTACGCACAGAAGAGGGAGATCGTTGGCTGGGGAGCGGCGACGTTCGCGTGCGCAAACGTCTCTGA
- a CDS encoding type III pantothenate kinase, which yields MTRTHDSADTLLIDAGNSRLKWAIWRDGVLVEHGSSDYNDDEDRGVAAALEGVGSVRRVALGSVASSAVAKGVRAWAASRAPTLDVRDVAVEPLPVLEPAYSDYGSLGVDRWLALLGARSLYPGHVCVADCGTALTLDALAADGRHLGGVIVPGYTLMQEALLTQTARIRDADQPLPDTVFGTSTGAAVNAGATFSLAAVLDRFVAETRERLEGEVVVFATGGARERLLRFATCDVIDEPDLVLLGLAARLQIDRD from the coding sequence TTGACGCGAACGCACGATAGCGCCGACACGCTGTTGATTGACGCGGGCAACAGTCGACTCAAGTGGGCGATTTGGCGCGACGGTGTGCTGGTCGAACACGGTTCATCTGACTATAACGATGACGAAGATCGGGGCGTTGCGGCCGCTTTGGAGGGCGTTGGATCGGTTCGACGCGTAGCGCTGGGTAGCGTTGCCTCGTCGGCAGTTGCCAAGGGAGTTCGGGCTTGGGCGGCCAGTCGGGCTCCCACGCTCGACGTCCGTGACGTCGCGGTTGAGCCGCTGCCGGTGCTTGAACCAGCCTATTCTGATTACGGTTCATTGGGCGTCGATCGCTGGCTAGCGCTGCTTGGCGCGCGCTCGTTATATCCGGGGCACGTGTGCGTCGCCGATTGCGGTACCGCCTTGACGCTTGATGCGCTGGCCGCCGATGGCCGTCACCTCGGTGGTGTGATTGTGCCCGGCTACACGTTGATGCAAGAAGCCTTATTAACTCAAACTGCGCGCATTCGCGACGCCGATCAGCCGTTGCCTGACACCGTTTTTGGTACGTCGACCGGTGCGGCCGTGAATGCCGGTGCGACCTTCAGTCTCGCCGCTGTGCTCGATCGATTCGTCGCCGAAACTCGAGAGCGTTTGGAGGGGGAAGTGGTTGTTTTTGCGACAGGCGGGGCGCGTGAACGGCTTTTGCGATTCGCGACTTGCGACGTCATCGATGAGCCCGATCTGGTATTGTTGGGACTGGCAGCCCGGCTACAGATAGACCGAGACTGA
- the leuB gene encoding 3-isopropylmalate dehydrogenase: MNARICVLPGDGIGPEIIAVAVRVLEAIGQSSGRSFDIDQADIGGAAIDACGDPLPPSTLAACKGSDAILLGAVGGPKWSDPKATVRPEQGLLRLRAELGLFANLRPIRTHPSIIRHSPLREELTKDIDMIIVRELTGGIYFGERVESDEQASDLCAYSADEVARIVRVAARLAENRRGRLVSVDKANVLATSRLWRTVTTEVMASEFPHVTLEHVLVDAAAMHLLQRPASFDVIVTENLFGDILTDEASVIPGSIGLLPSASLNGSGVGLFEPIHGSAPDIAGRGIANPYGTLASVAMLLRHSLGLDGEADKLEHVLETCLTDSLVTPDLAAPDVALSTEAVGSAVCERLLQD, translated from the coding sequence ATGAACGCCAGAATTTGCGTCCTGCCGGGCGATGGTATCGGCCCTGAGATTATTGCGGTCGCCGTTAGGGTGCTGGAGGCGATTGGCCAAAGCTCAGGGCGCTCGTTTGACATCGACCAAGCCGACATCGGCGGTGCAGCCATAGACGCCTGTGGCGATCCACTACCGCCATCCACGCTTGCTGCATGCAAGGGCAGCGACGCGATCTTGCTGGGCGCGGTGGGCGGGCCCAAATGGTCTGATCCGAAAGCGACCGTCAGGCCGGAGCAAGGGCTGCTGCGACTGCGCGCAGAGCTTGGCTTGTTTGCAAACCTTCGACCCATCCGAACGCATCCATCGATCATTCGGCACTCGCCGTTGCGCGAGGAGCTGACCAAAGACATCGACATGATCATTGTGCGAGAGCTCACTGGCGGCATTTACTTTGGTGAGCGCGTTGAGTCCGACGAGCAGGCGAGCGACCTCTGCGCCTATTCGGCGGATGAGGTGGCGCGTATTGTGCGCGTGGCGGCAAGACTGGCCGAGAATCGGCGTGGGCGTCTCGTGTCGGTGGACAAAGCGAACGTGTTGGCGACATCGCGACTGTGGCGCACCGTAACCACCGAGGTGATGGCCAGTGAGTTTCCACACGTAACGCTCGAGCATGTGCTGGTCGACGCAGCGGCGATGCATTTACTGCAGCGACCCGCGTCGTTCGATGTCATTGTGACAGAAAATCTATTTGGCGATATTCTTACTGACGAAGCATCGGTGATTCCGGGCTCAATCGGTTTATTGCCCTCCGCCTCCCTTAACGGCAGCGGTGTGGGCTTGTTTGAGCCGATTCACGGCTCGGCGCCAGACATCGCTGGCCGCGGCATCGCCAATCCATACGGCACGCTTGCCAGTGTCGCGATGTTGTTGCGCCACTCACTCGGCCTAGACGGCGAGGCCGACAAGCTGGAGCATGTGCTCGAAACGTGTTTGACAGACAGCTTGGTGACACCTGATCTTGCGGCACCGGACGTGGCGTTGTCGACCGAAGCGGTGGGTAGCGCTGTTTGTGAACGACTGTTGCAGGACTAA
- the plsY gene encoding glycerol-3-phosphate 1-O-acyltransferase PlsY, whose product MFELGCKIFLAYLLGSLSGSLLLGRLKGTDIRQMGSGNAGATNALRTQGLVFALGVAIFDVGKGLIAAAWLPHAGWLPLDPSLERIWVVAACGAAAVVGHIYPFWHDFRGGKGAATLIGAYCIVAPKLILPALVVFLLGVTLTGYVGLSTILTVTAAFVFSMVLYADVSTPFWFALAMAVLVVVAHRGNIERMIAGNENRLERAMIWRNRRS is encoded by the coding sequence GTGTTTGAACTTGGTTGCAAAATTTTTCTGGCCTACCTGCTCGGCTCCCTATCGGGCAGCTTGCTGCTGGGCCGTTTAAAAGGCACGGACATACGCCAAATGGGCAGCGGCAATGCCGGAGCCACCAATGCGCTGCGTACGCAGGGATTGGTGTTTGCGTTGGGGGTGGCGATTTTTGATGTCGGTAAGGGGCTTATTGCGGCGGCCTGGCTACCGCACGCAGGTTGGTTGCCGCTTGACCCCTCACTGGAGCGCATCTGGGTGGTCGCAGCGTGTGGCGCGGCCGCGGTGGTCGGTCACATCTATCCTTTCTGGCATGATTTTCGGGGTGGCAAGGGCGCGGCAACCTTGATCGGGGCCTACTGCATCGTGGCGCCAAAACTCATATTGCCGGCCTTAGTGGTTTTTTTGCTGGGCGTGACTCTGACGGGTTATGTGGGCTTGTCTACCATACTGACGGTGACGGCGGCCTTTGTGTTTTCAATGGTGCTCTATGCGGACGTGTCGACGCCGTTTTGGTTTGCGCTGGCTATGGCGGTGCTCGTGGTCGTCGCGCATCGTGGCAACATTGAGCGCATGATCGCTGGCAATGAAAACCGCCTTGAACGCGCCATGATTTGGCGCAACCGGCGTTCTTGA
- the leuC gene encoding 3-isopropylmalate dehydratase large subunit, which yields MTAKTLYEKIWDEHLVVPATEDHPAVLYIDLHLIHEVTSPQAFSMLRERGLRVRRPDRTLATPDHSTPTRANLLYEAFPDGPAKEQVHQLLANCREFDIPLYDLHSPDRGIVHVIGPEVGATQPGKTIVCGDSHTSTHGAFGALAFGIGTTEVGHVFATQTLLQQRSKTMAVNVEGRLAPGVTAKDLILAIIGEIGVGGGTGHVIEYRGEAIEALNMDERMTVCNMSIEAGARAGLIAPDQTTFDYLFGRPLSPSAEAWDEAVAHWKTLHTDADAIFDREVSIDASVIEPMITYGTNPGMVMPVDGRIPMGGDKTFDQALRYMNLTPGRALLGQKVDVVFVGSCTNSRMSDLRAVADVLRSRKVASSTKMLIVPGSQATKRQAEAEGLDRIFIAAGAQWRESGCSMCLGMNGDNVGRGEYSVSTSNRNFEGRQGVGARTLLASPVTAAAAAVSGCVADPRVVFA from the coding sequence ATGACGGCGAAGACTCTGTACGAAAAGATTTGGGATGAACATCTGGTGGTGCCGGCAACCGAGGATCACCCGGCGGTGCTGTATATCGATTTGCATCTCATTCACGAGGTGACATCGCCGCAGGCCTTTTCGATGCTGCGCGAACGCGGTCTGCGCGTGCGCCGACCGGACCGCACATTGGCGACGCCGGATCATTCCACACCCACTCGGGCGAACTTACTCTATGAGGCGTTTCCGGATGGACCTGCCAAAGAACAGGTCCATCAGCTTTTGGCCAACTGCCGCGAGTTCGATATCCCCCTCTACGACTTGCACAGTCCCGATCGCGGTATCGTGCACGTTATCGGGCCGGAAGTGGGCGCCACGCAGCCTGGCAAAACGATTGTGTGTGGAGATAGCCACACAAGCACGCATGGTGCATTTGGTGCGTTAGCCTTCGGCATCGGTACGACCGAGGTCGGCCACGTGTTTGCCACGCAGACGCTGTTGCAGCAGCGCTCCAAAACCATGGCCGTAAACGTGGAGGGGCGCCTGGCGCCCGGTGTCACGGCCAAAGATCTGATTCTCGCCATTATCGGTGAAATCGGTGTGGGCGGTGGGACGGGCCACGTGATCGAATACCGCGGAGAGGCCATTGAGGCGCTCAACATGGATGAGCGCATGACCGTATGCAACATGTCGATTGAGGCGGGCGCCCGAGCCGGTCTTATCGCGCCGGACCAAACGACGTTTGATTATCTTTTTGGGCGGCCACTGAGCCCCAGCGCGGAAGCGTGGGATGAGGCGGTCGCCCATTGGAAAACACTGCATACTGATGCCGACGCGATCTTTGATCGTGAGGTCTCCATCGACGCCAGTGTCATCGAGCCGATGATTACGTACGGCACGAATCCCGGCATGGTGATGCCGGTTGACGGGCGAATTCCGATGGGTGGCGACAAGACCTTTGATCAAGCATTGCGCTACATGAACTTAACACCCGGCCGTGCCCTGTTGGGTCAGAAAGTGGATGTGGTGTTTGTCGGTAGCTGCACCAATTCGCGTATGAGCGATTTGCGGGCGGTAGCGGATGTGTTGCGCTCGCGTAAAGTGGCGTCCTCGACAAAGATGCTGATCGTGCCGGGTTCGCAGGCAACCAAACGACAGGCCGAAGCTGAAGGGCTTGACCGTATTTTTATCGCCGCCGGTGCGCAATGGCGAGAGTCCGGCTGCTCAATGTGTTTGGGCATGAACGGTGACAACGTGGGTCGCGGCGAATATTCCGTGAGTACCTCTAATCGAAATTTCGAAGGACGTCAGGGCGTCGGGGCGCGCACGCTGCTCGCTAGTCCTGTGACGGCCGCCGCCGCAGCCGTGTCGGGTTGTGTGGCGGACCCGCGCGTCGTCTTCGCTTGA
- a CDS encoding DMT family transporter, whose translation MSLILTLFSPKLALLRLIFGAVLISFSGVFVLLVEAGPVSSAFWRVMLGGLILMMWMLIKRQPIVPGWRSLSWLALAGLMFAVDLYAWHKSIVYVGVGLSTLLANFQVFVMAGAAVLLFGERMTRVQLVAIPMALFGLYLIVGLDWQTLDATSRAGVYLGLVTAVAYAGYMLSLRQARWVAPRRNASSDLCVASFFSALFLFLAASLEGVSLAIGSWSDFTWLGLYALVGQVLGWLCISSSLPYVPTVHIGLALLLQPTLSYVWGVVIFGRAVSMLEVMGAAIAIMAIFLGSRPARPQ comes from the coding sequence ATGTCGCTTATTCTCACTTTGTTTTCGCCAAAACTCGCCCTTCTGCGCTTGATTTTTGGTGCAGTGCTAATCAGTTTCTCCGGTGTGTTCGTATTGCTCGTGGAAGCGGGACCCGTGTCGAGCGCATTTTGGCGCGTCATGCTCGGCGGCCTCATTCTCATGATGTGGATGCTCATCAAGCGTCAGCCTATTGTGCCGGGCTGGCGCTCGCTGAGCTGGCTGGCATTAGCGGGCTTAATGTTCGCGGTTGATTTGTACGCCTGGCACAAATCGATTGTGTATGTCGGCGTTGGCTTATCAACGCTATTGGCTAACTTTCAAGTGTTTGTCATGGCCGGTGCCGCGGTGCTGTTGTTCGGTGAACGCATGACGCGAGTGCAGCTGGTCGCCATTCCGATGGCGCTGTTCGGATTGTATCTCATCGTCGGACTGGACTGGCAAACACTGGATGCGACCTCACGAGCCGGGGTGTATCTGGGTCTGGTCACCGCCGTCGCCTACGCTGGCTACATGTTGTCGCTCCGGCAGGCTCGTTGGGTCGCGCCGCGGCGCAACGCGTCGTCCGATTTGTGTGTCGCCAGTTTTTTCTCGGCGCTATTCCTTTTTCTCGCCGCCTCGCTTGAAGGCGTGTCACTCGCCATTGGATCCTGGTCCGACTTTACGTGGCTCGGTCTCTACGCGCTGGTTGGACAAGTGCTGGGCTGGCTGTGTATTTCAAGCTCGCTCCCCTACGTGCCGACCGTACACATTGGTCTTGCGCTGCTGCTGCAACCGACCCTGTCGTACGTGTGGGGAGTGGTGATATTTGGCCGCGCCGTGTCGATGCTGGAGGTGATGGGCGCTGCCATTGCGATCATGGCGATTTTTCTCGGTTCTCGCCCGGCGCGACCACAGTAA
- the leuD gene encoding 3-isopropylmalate dehydratase small subunit — MKAINTITSRTVVMPNTDIDTDQIIPARFLTTTERSGLGQHLFSEWRYTPDGEPNPDFVLNTEQASGCRVLVAGDNFGCGSSREHAPWALVDYGFQAVISTSMADIFRSNALKNGLLPIVVNEAVHAALIASPGANVTISLGARMLTLEHGERVPFDINNFSRYCLMNGVDELGFLQSHLPAIERFEKVRA, encoded by the coding sequence ATGAAGGCGATCAACACCATTACCTCTCGAACGGTTGTCATGCCCAACACGGATATCGACACCGATCAGATTATTCCAGCACGATTTCTGACGACAACAGAGCGGTCCGGCCTCGGTCAACATTTGTTCAGCGAGTGGCGTTATACGCCCGACGGCGAACCGAATCCCGATTTTGTTCTCAATACCGAACAGGCGAGCGGTTGCCGGGTGCTGGTGGCTGGGGATAATTTCGGTTGCGGTTCGTCGCGCGAGCATGCACCTTGGGCGTTAGTGGATTACGGATTTCAAGCGGTCATCAGTACGTCTATGGCGGATATTTTTCGTTCGAATGCGCTCAAGAACGGCTTACTGCCGATCGTGGTGAATGAAGCGGTGCACGCGGCACTGATCGCGTCGCCTGGTGCAAATGTGACTATTTCGCTCGGAGCGCGGATGCTCACACTTGAGCACGGCGAACGGGTGCCATTCGACATCAACAATTTCTCTCGGTACTGCTTGATGAACGGCGTAGATGAACTGGGTTTTTTGCAGTCTCATTTGCCCGCGATAGAGCGCTTTGAAAAGGTACGAGCATGA